The following are encoded in a window of Roseivirga misakiensis genomic DNA:
- a CDS encoding AMP nucleosidase → MKTKHEIVENWLPRYTGVPLNEFGEYILLTNFIGYVKMFSEKFDVEIRGLDKPMQSATSENITIINFGMGSAMAATVMDLLSSIDPKAVLFLGKCGGLKKKTALGDLILPIAAIRGEGTSNDYMPVEIPALPSFRLQRAVSSMIKKHQRDYWTGTCYTTNRRVWEHDKAFKKYLRKIRAMAVDMETATLFTVGFVNEIPRGALLLVSDNPMIAEGVKTEDSDKQVTADYVNAHLDIGIDSLRELRDSGDSVKHMRFE, encoded by the coding sequence ATGAAAACCAAACATGAAATAGTTGAAAACTGGCTACCAAGATATACCGGTGTACCGCTCAACGAATTCGGAGAGTACATTTTGCTAACCAACTTTATCGGCTATGTAAAAATGTTTTCGGAAAAATTCGATGTTGAGATTAGAGGTTTGGATAAGCCCATGCAAAGTGCCACTTCTGAGAACATCACAATTATTAATTTTGGAATGGGTAGCGCCATGGCCGCTACCGTTATGGACCTGTTGAGTAGTATTGATCCCAAAGCAGTATTATTCTTAGGCAAGTGCGGTGGCTTAAAGAAAAAGACAGCGCTTGGTGATTTGATCCTACCTATTGCCGCTATTCGTGGCGAAGGAACGAGTAATGATTATATGCCAGTGGAAATCCCAGCTCTTCCTTCATTTAGACTTCAAAGAGCTGTTTCTTCAATGATTAAAAAGCACCAAAGAGATTATTGGACTGGTACATGTTATACTACTAACAGACGTGTTTGGGAACATGATAAAGCTTTTAAAAAGTATTTGAGGAAAATAAGAGCGATGGCGGTTGATATGGAAACGGCTACTCTTTTTACAGTGGGCTTCGTGAATGAAATCCCAAGGGGTGCGCTTTTATTAGTTTCCGATAATCCGATGATCGCGGAAGGCGTAAAAACCGAAGACAGTGATAAGCAGGTAACGGCAGACTATGTGAATGCCCATCTCGATATTGGCATCGATTCATTAAGAGAGCTGCGAGACTCTGGAGACTCTGTGAAGCATATGAGATTTGAATAA
- a CDS encoding alkane 1-monooxygenase: MSIIKKIGFLTAFIIPCLVVLGFYLGDYWNFSALIFVFVCIPLFDFLIGEDPENVTDDQALILAEKFYYRLITYIWAVFQVAFLFWGAYVIAESAMAPLFLGAFIMSFALVTGGIGITVAHELGHKKSKIERVYGRLILMTVCYMHFYIEHNRGHHVYVATPRDPATSRKGEPFYKFWVRSVFGSYASAWELEKARLKRKKLSFWSIKNEMIWYTALPILFGVLLTTLASIYFNRVVWEVPAFFFLQSILAFSLLEIVNYIEHYGIVRREVAPGKYERVNPMHSWNSNHRLSNFFLFQLQRHSDHHANAIKRYQVLKHYEEAPQLPSGYPAMILLAAFPPLWFKWMNPKLADWEEQVYKLAPKPS, from the coding sequence GTGAGTATTATTAAAAAGATTGGTTTTCTTACAGCATTTATTATTCCTTGCCTGGTAGTGCTAGGGTTCTATTTAGGTGACTATTGGAATTTCTCAGCATTGATTTTCGTATTCGTTTGTATTCCGCTATTCGATTTTTTGATTGGAGAGGACCCAGAAAATGTTACTGATGATCAGGCCCTCATACTGGCTGAAAAATTCTATTACCGATTGATTACTTACATCTGGGCAGTATTTCAGGTGGCTTTTCTGTTTTGGGGTGCCTATGTTATTGCAGAAAGCGCCATGGCGCCACTATTTCTAGGTGCATTTATAATGAGCTTTGCACTAGTTACAGGTGGTATAGGAATAACAGTAGCCCATGAGTTAGGTCACAAAAAGTCCAAAATCGAAAGAGTTTATGGCCGATTGATACTAATGACGGTCTGCTATATGCACTTCTATATTGAGCATAACCGTGGACATCATGTTTATGTAGCTACACCGCGAGATCCAGCTACGAGCAGAAAAGGCGAGCCCTTTTATAAATTTTGGGTGCGATCGGTTTTTGGATCATATGCCAGTGCTTGGGAATTAGAAAAAGCAAGGCTAAAAAGAAAGAAGTTAAGTTTCTGGTCTATTAAAAACGAGATGATTTGGTACACAGCGTTACCCATTTTGTTTGGAGTGTTATTAACAACCTTGGCCAGTATCTATTTTAATAGAGTCGTGTGGGAAGTACCAGCTTTCTTCTTTTTACAGAGTATTCTAGCCTTTAGCTTGCTAGAGATTGTAAACTATATAGAACATTACGGTATAGTGAGGAGGGAGGTAGCCCCAGGAAAGTACGAGCGGGTAAATCCTATGCACTCATGGAATTCAAATCATCGGCTTAGTAACTTTTTTCTCTTTCAACTCCAAAGACATTCCGATCATCATGCGAATGCAATTAAAAGGTATCAGGTGTTGAAACATTACGAAGAAGCACCACAATTACCGTCAGGTTATCCGGCTATGATTTTGCTGGCTGCATTTCCACCGCTATGGTTCAAATGGATGAATCCTAAGTTGGCGGATTGGGAAGAGCAAGTCTATAAGCTGGCTCCTAAGCCGTCTTAA
- a CDS encoding type I restriction enzyme HsdR N-terminal domain-containing protein gives MLELNLPKYKYRIEQRDGKLAIFDPIRKKFIVLTPEEWVRQHFLNYLNEHLNYPTTLTSVESGLKYNTRSKRSDILIMDNSLKPLVLVECKAPSVAINQGTIRQLSVYNAVYNAKLLVVTNGMVTHAVLSSESSSSYEPLSQIPDYNHLKALI, from the coding sequence ATGTTGGAACTAAATCTTCCGAAGTATAAATATCGCATCGAACAAAGAGATGGTAAGTTAGCTATTTTCGATCCGATACGGAAGAAGTTCATTGTTTTGACGCCAGAAGAATGGGTTAGGCAACACTTCCTGAATTATCTGAATGAGCACTTGAACTACCCTACAACTCTAACGAGTGTAGAATCAGGTTTGAAGTATAATACTAGGTCAAAGAGAAGTGATATACTCATTATGGACAATAGTTTGAAGCCATTGGTGCTGGTAGAATGTAAAGCACCTTCTGTTGCCATCAATCAAGGCACTATTCGACAATTGTCAGTTTACAATGCTGTTTACAACGCTAAACTACTCGTTGTCACGAATGGAATGGTAACGCATGCCGTATTATCATCTGAATCTTCAAGCTCATATGAACCACTGAGTCAAATTCCTGACTATAATCACTTGAAAGCATTGATTTGA
- a CDS encoding alpha-ketoacid dehydrogenase subunit alpha/beta has protein sequence MKTTKTINRRKVASEEILQDYRLVFESREASLIGRKEVFMGKAKFGIFGDGKELAQIAMAKVFKNGDFRSGYYRDQTFMLAIGGLTLQQYFAQLYAHTSTEAEPASGGRSMNGHFANRLLDEQGNWKQQTAMKNSSADISPTAGQMPRLVGLAYASKLYRENKDLHGFSDFSIKGNEVAFGTIGNASTSEGHFFESMNAAGVLQVPMVLSVWDDDYGISVPKEYHTTGGSISDFLSGMQRTKDKSGYEIFKVRGWDYEGLLSTFEKASKIAREKHIPVMIHVQEMTQPQGHSTSGSHERYKSKDRLTWEKEHDCIVKFRQWILDNELATEEDITALETEAKATAKQARQNAWQAFIQDIKADQDKAVEIMEALGEESEFGGSIVQIVSELKKTLNAMRLDTLRAVKKVLRITRTEETASRASLLAWFQHAEIKNQERFNSHVMSQSADASLKVEEIKAEFSEASPLVDGREVLQACFDAAMSRDPRVFAIGEDVGKIGDVNQAFAGLQEKYGELRVTDTGIRETTIIGQGIGAALRGLRPITEIQYLDYLLYAIQTLSDDLATLQYRTAGGQKAPLIIRTRGHRLEGVWHSGSPIGMILNSLRGINVLVPRDMTQAAGFYNTMLKSDDPALIIECLNGYRLKERIPDNIGEFTVPLGRPEVLREGTDVTVVTYGSMCRIVMQAAQELEEIGVSVEVIDVQTLLPFDVDHRIVESIKKTNRVVFADEDVPGGASAYMMQKVVEEQNAYFHLDSQPVTISAKEHRPAYASDGDYFSKPSADTVFDEVYSLMNEAEPNRFPALY, from the coding sequence GTGAAAACGACGAAGACAATAAACAGACGAAAAGTCGCTAGTGAGGAAATTCTCCAAGATTATCGTTTAGTATTCGAGAGTAGGGAAGCCAGTTTGATTGGTAGGAAAGAGGTTTTCATGGGAAAGGCCAAATTTGGCATTTTCGGTGACGGTAAGGAGCTTGCTCAAATTGCCATGGCCAAAGTGTTTAAAAACGGAGATTTTCGATCGGGCTATTATCGTGATCAGACGTTTATGTTGGCAATCGGCGGGTTAACCTTGCAACAATACTTTGCACAACTTTACGCGCATACTTCAACGGAAGCAGAACCAGCCTCTGGCGGTAGGTCTATGAATGGACACTTCGCCAATCGCCTTTTAGATGAGCAAGGTAACTGGAAGCAGCAAACGGCAATGAAGAATTCCAGTGCCGATATATCGCCAACAGCAGGACAAATGCCGCGTTTGGTAGGCTTAGCTTATGCATCTAAGCTCTACAGAGAAAATAAAGATTTACACGGTTTCTCGGACTTTTCCATTAAGGGAAATGAAGTAGCTTTTGGTACAATTGGTAATGCATCTACTTCGGAAGGCCACTTTTTCGAGTCCATGAACGCTGCAGGTGTGCTACAAGTACCAATGGTTTTATCCGTCTGGGATGATGACTATGGAATTTCTGTCCCGAAGGAATACCACACGACAGGTGGTAGTATATCTGATTTCCTTTCAGGAATGCAGCGCACCAAAGACAAGTCTGGTTACGAAATATTCAAAGTCCGTGGTTGGGATTATGAAGGCTTGCTGTCAACCTTTGAAAAAGCGAGCAAAATAGCACGTGAGAAGCATATTCCTGTGATGATTCACGTACAGGAAATGACACAACCGCAAGGTCACTCTACTTCTGGTTCTCATGAAAGATATAAGTCTAAGGATCGGTTGACTTGGGAAAAAGAACACGATTGTATCGTGAAATTCAGACAGTGGATTCTGGACAATGAATTAGCCACTGAAGAAGATATTACAGCTTTGGAAACTGAGGCCAAGGCAACCGCTAAACAAGCAAGGCAAAATGCATGGCAGGCGTTTATCCAAGATATAAAAGCTGACCAAGATAAGGCAGTGGAGATCATGGAAGCGCTTGGTGAGGAAAGTGAGTTTGGAGGCAGCATTGTTCAGATAGTATCTGAATTGAAGAAGACACTAAACGCTATGCGGCTAGATACGCTGAGAGCGGTTAAAAAAGTACTTAGAATTACTAGAACTGAGGAGACTGCTTCGAGAGCCTCTTTATTGGCATGGTTCCAACATGCAGAAATAAAAAATCAAGAGAGGTTCAACTCACATGTCATGAGCCAATCGGCAGATGCTTCTCTAAAAGTTGAGGAAATAAAAGCCGAATTTTCAGAAGCATCACCGTTGGTAGATGGTAGAGAAGTATTGCAGGCTTGCTTTGATGCAGCAATGAGTAGAGACCCGAGAGTCTTTGCGATTGGTGAGGATGTTGGTAAAATCGGTGACGTAAATCAGGCATTTGCAGGATTACAAGAAAAATACGGTGAGTTAAGAGTTACAGATACTGGTATTCGTGAAACAACCATTATTGGTCAAGGAATAGGAGCGGCATTGAGAGGGTTAAGACCGATCACCGAAATTCAATATTTGGATTATTTGCTGTACGCTATTCAAACCCTTTCGGATGACCTAGCAACCCTACAATACCGAACCGCTGGCGGCCAAAAAGCACCACTTATTATTAGAACAAGAGGACATAGGCTGGAAGGTGTATGGCACTCTGGATCTCCTATTGGTATGATTCTCAATAGTCTTAGGGGAATTAATGTGCTTGTGCCACGTGATATGACTCAAGCTGCTGGTTTTTACAATACTATGTTAAAGTCTGACGACCCAGCACTGATTATCGAGTGTTTGAATGGTTACCGACTTAAAGAAAGAATCCCTGATAACATTGGTGAATTTACGGTGCCATTGGGTAGACCTGAAGTCCTAAGAGAAGGTACTGATGTAACTGTAGTAACATATGGTTCTATGTGTAGAATCGTTATGCAGGCCGCACAAGAGTTGGAAGAAATAGGTGTGTCTGTAGAAGTTATAGATGTTCAGACACTATTGCCGTTTGATGTAGATCATCGAATTGTAGAGTCTATCAAAAAGACGAATAGAGTTGTATTTGCTGATGAGGATGTTCCAGGCGGAGCTTCAGCTTATATGATGCAGAAAGTAGTGGAGGAGCAAAATGCCTATTTCCATTTAGATTCGCAGCCCGTAACCATTTCGGCTAAGGAACATAGACCGGCTTATGCTTCG
- the ald gene encoding alanine dehydrogenase: MIIGVPKEIKNNENRVAATPSGVAELTKRGHTVYVQSTAGVGSGFSDEDYVTAGASILPTIEETYAIAEMIMKVKEPIEPEYKLIKEDQLLFTYFHFASYEPLTKAMIENKSVCLAYETVEKADRSLPLLVPMSEVAGRMATQKGANYLEKPLGGMGKLLGGVPGVLPANVLVLGGGIVGTQAAKMAAGLGANVTIMDISLNRLRELDDIMPANVNTMMSNGYNIKAMIKDSDLIIGAVLIPGAKAPHLITRDMLKDMKPGTVLVDVAVDQGGCIETCKPTTHAEPTFVIDDVLHYCVANMPGAVPYTSTLALTNATLPYAIDLANKGWEKACKESKELAMGLNVIKGDVVYEAVAEAFDLPYVPVEKYLD; encoded by the coding sequence ATGATCATTGGCGTACCCAAGGAAATTAAAAACAATGAAAACAGAGTAGCTGCTACACCATCTGGCGTAGCTGAGCTTACAAAAAGAGGTCACACTGTTTATGTTCAATCTACAGCTGGAGTAGGAAGTGGTTTCTCAGATGAGGACTACGTGACTGCTGGTGCAAGCATTCTTCCAACAATTGAAGAAACTTACGCGATCGCTGAAATGATCATGAAAGTGAAAGAGCCTATCGAACCGGAGTACAAGCTCATTAAAGAAGACCAACTTCTTTTTACATACTTCCACTTTGCCTCATATGAGCCATTAACTAAGGCTATGATTGAAAATAAGTCAGTATGTCTTGCTTATGAAACAGTCGAAAAAGCTGACAGAAGCCTCCCACTACTTGTTCCTATGTCTGAAGTAGCTGGTAGAATGGCCACACAGAAAGGCGCTAATTACCTAGAGAAGCCTTTGGGTGGTATGGGTAAATTACTCGGTGGTGTTCCAGGAGTTTTACCTGCAAATGTTCTTGTACTTGGTGGTGGTATTGTTGGTACACAAGCCGCTAAGATGGCAGCTGGACTTGGTGCCAATGTTACTATTATGGACATTAGCCTCAACCGTTTGAGAGAACTTGATGATATCATGCCTGCCAACGTAAACACTATGATGTCGAATGGCTACAACATTAAAGCTATGATTAAGGATTCAGACTTAATTATTGGAGCTGTGTTGATTCCAGGAGCAAAAGCACCTCACTTGATCACCAGAGACATGTTAAAAGACATGAAACCAGGTACTGTACTTGTAGACGTAGCTGTAGATCAGGGCGGATGTATTGAGACTTGTAAGCCAACTACTCATGCAGAACCTACTTTCGTAATCGACGACGTATTACACTATTGCGTTGCCAATATGCCAGGTGCTGTACCTTACACATCCACACTTGCTTTAACCAACGCAACGTTACCTTACGCTATTGATTTAGCCAACAAAGGCTGGGAAAAAGCCTGCAAGGAAAGTAAAGAACTTGCGATGGGTCTGAACGTCATCAAAGGCGATGTGGTCTACGAAGCAGTAGCTGAAGCATTTGACTTACCTTATGTACCGGTAGAAAAGTATTTAGATTAA
- a CDS encoding SDR family NAD(P)-dependent oxidoreductase codes for MSGTALVTGAAGGIGLEFCRLLGQKGYDLLMVDLNEQGLTDAKGSLNEEFDIEIRTLSQDLSSEDAADQIVNFVKAESLHIDLLFNNAGFGNFGYFTESSWEKDRAMLQVHMVTTTHLTKLLLPAMVANGKGYILNNASVAAFVPGPLMSTYHASKSYLLNFTQALANEIKGSGVNATVLCPGMTKTNFAKANGNDDPNIKFNIMDSDYVAEYAFNALMKGKVVAIPGFWNQLSAFIPRLLSRNRVANMVGNIQRKNHAKRADQKAIKTA; via the coding sequence ATGAGCGGAACAGCGTTAGTTACAGGAGCAGCAGGCGGAATTGGCCTTGAATTTTGTAGACTTCTTGGTCAGAAAGGCTACGACCTTTTAATGGTTGACTTAAATGAACAAGGACTAACGGATGCAAAAGGCTCTTTAAATGAGGAATTTGATATTGAGATTCGAACGCTCTCACAAGACTTGTCAAGCGAAGATGCAGCTGATCAAATTGTAAACTTTGTAAAAGCGGAAAGCCTACATATCGATTTGCTTTTCAATAATGCTGGTTTCGGGAACTTCGGTTACTTCACCGAAAGCAGTTGGGAGAAAGATCGTGCCATGTTACAAGTTCATATGGTAACGACTACGCATCTAACGAAGCTTTTACTACCAGCCATGGTTGCTAATGGGAAAGGCTATATTTTGAACAACGCGTCTGTAGCTGCTTTTGTACCAGGTCCTTTAATGTCCACCTATCATGCGTCAAAATCCTACCTCTTAAATTTCACTCAAGCGCTAGCTAATGAAATAAAAGGTTCTGGTGTAAATGCCACGGTACTCTGTCCTGGCATGACAAAGACTAATTTTGCCAAAGCTAATGGCAATGATGACCCGAACATCAAGTTCAACATCATGGATAGCGACTATGTGGCTGAATATGCTTTTAATGCACTCATGAAGGGTAAGGTAGTGGCCATTCCAGGCTTTTGGAACCAACTCAGTGCTTTTATCCCTCGATTGCTAAGCAGAAATAGAGTTGCTAACATGGTCGGCAACATTCAGCGTAAAAACCACGCAAAACGGGCTGATCAAAAAGCGATTAAGACGGCTTAG